In Opitutus sp., one genomic interval encodes:
- a CDS encoding 2-oxoglutarate dehydrogenase E1 component, with protein sequence MITQPQSSPANSEVIEAAYNAWLTNPDSVDPTWRAFFQGFSLGSKGSAMANVAAAGVNVLDSNKQAQVLRLINAYRAHGHMQAHLDPLSPPPAPFPRLNYQHFGLTEADLEQSFSVGNFRGGGQMKLRLLISSLNEIFCGHIGVEYLHMQDLDARDWLQLRMEEAHNRPSFTRNQKIRILRRLHKAELFEKFLHTRFVGQKRFSLEGGETMIAAFDAMIEYAPELGVEEFVMGMAHRGRLSVLTNILRKPFEVLFEQFSENYIPNTVGGDGDVKYHLGYEAELTTASGHKVEVRLTPNPSHLEIVNPVVEGRARARQRIRGDVDRRRVCPFLIHGDAAFAGQGVIPETLNFSQLPGYRTGGTVHLVINNQIGFTTQPSDSRSTRYCTDVAKMIEAPVFHVNGDDPEAVCYVTRLALEFRVKFQRDVVIDMYCYRRHGHNEADEPAFTQPTLYKKIAAHPLISAPYSARLIREDTLNEAGAEAIKAEYTAAMEASFAKAKAAEAATQAAGKTNSPFAGSSAIFQPGYNHIHVDTHVSAEALAKVVAGITHLPANFKANPKIKRFLDTRVQAHKDGGPIDWGFGEALAFGTLLLEGSPVRLSGQDCERGTFSHRHAVIYDSETREKYTPLLNIDAKQERFCVYNSLLSEAAVLGFDYGYSLDYPQMLCIWEAQFGDFANGAQVVIDQFLASSESKWQRMSGMVLLLPHGYEGQGPEHSSARLERFLQLCAEDNMQVANITTPANYFHALRRQMKRDFRKPLIVMSPKSLLRLPAATSKLAEFTSGSFEEIILDPQPPKQAKRLILCSGKVYYDLDAYRTANNVTDTTLVRIEQIYPLHKTKLAEIAKEHAASKLIWCQEESQNNGSWSFLAPQLEELFGRKATYAGRDASASPAVGSLAVHKQELAAFLKDAFTL encoded by the coding sequence ATGATCACCCAGCCCCAGTCCTCACCCGCCAACTCCGAAGTCATCGAGGCGGCCTATAACGCTTGGCTTACCAATCCCGACTCGGTCGATCCGACCTGGCGTGCGTTTTTCCAAGGCTTTTCACTCGGCAGCAAAGGCTCGGCCATGGCCAACGTCGCCGCCGCGGGGGTCAACGTACTCGACAGCAACAAACAGGCCCAGGTGCTGCGCTTGATCAACGCCTACCGCGCCCACGGCCACATGCAGGCGCACCTCGACCCGCTCAGCCCCCCGCCCGCGCCCTTCCCGCGCCTCAACTACCAGCACTTCGGGCTCACCGAAGCCGACCTCGAACAGTCGTTCTCCGTCGGCAATTTCCGCGGCGGCGGCCAGATGAAGCTGCGCCTGTTGATCAGTTCGCTGAACGAGATTTTCTGCGGCCACATCGGCGTGGAATACCTGCACATGCAGGACCTCGACGCCCGCGACTGGCTGCAACTGCGCATGGAGGAAGCCCACAACCGCCCCTCTTTCACCCGCAACCAAAAGATCCGCATCCTGCGCCGCCTACACAAGGCCGAGCTGTTTGAAAAGTTCCTCCACACCCGTTTCGTCGGCCAGAAGCGCTTCTCGCTAGAAGGCGGTGAAACCATGATTGCGGCCTTCGACGCCATGATCGAATACGCCCCCGAGCTCGGCGTGGAAGAGTTCGTCATGGGCATGGCCCACCGTGGTCGTCTCAGCGTACTCACCAACATCCTACGCAAGCCCTTCGAGGTGCTCTTCGAGCAATTTTCCGAAAACTACATCCCCAACACCGTCGGTGGTGACGGCGACGTGAAGTACCACCTTGGCTACGAGGCCGAGCTCACCACCGCCTCCGGCCACAAGGTCGAGGTTCGCCTCACCCCCAACCCCTCGCACTTGGAAATCGTTAACCCGGTGGTCGAGGGTCGGGCCCGCGCCCGCCAACGCATCCGTGGCGACGTCGACCGCCGCCGCGTCTGCCCGTTCCTCATTCACGGCGACGCCGCTTTCGCCGGCCAAGGCGTCATCCCCGAGACGCTCAACTTCTCGCAACTGCCCGGCTACCGCACCGGCGGCACCGTACACTTGGTGATTAACAACCAGATCGGTTTCACCACACAGCCGAGCGATTCCCGCTCCACGCGCTACTGCACCGACGTGGCCAAGATGATCGAGGCGCCCGTCTTCCACGTGAACGGCGACGACCCCGAGGCGGTCTGCTACGTCACCCGCCTCGCGCTCGAATTCCGCGTCAAATTCCAGCGCGACGTGGTGATCGACATGTATTGCTACCGCCGGCATGGCCACAACGAGGCCGACGAACCCGCCTTCACCCAGCCCACGCTCTACAAGAAGATCGCCGCTCACCCGCTGATCTCCGCGCCCTACTCCGCGCGCCTGATCCGCGAAGACACGCTCAACGAGGCCGGCGCCGAGGCCATCAAGGCCGAGTACACCGCCGCGATGGAAGCCTCCTTCGCCAAGGCCAAAGCCGCCGAAGCCGCCACCCAGGCCGCTGGTAAAACCAACAGCCCGTTCGCCGGCTCCAGCGCGATTTTCCAACCTGGCTACAACCACATCCACGTGGACACCCATGTATCCGCCGAAGCCCTCGCCAAGGTCGTGGCCGGCATCACCCATCTGCCCGCCAACTTCAAAGCCAACCCCAAGATCAAGCGATTCTTGGATACACGCGTTCAGGCCCACAAGGACGGCGGCCCGATCGACTGGGGCTTCGGCGAGGCCCTCGCCTTCGGCACCCTACTGCTCGAAGGCAGCCCCGTGCGCCTGTCCGGCCAGGACTGCGAGCGCGGTACCTTCAGCCACCGCCACGCCGTCATCTACGATTCCGAGACCCGCGAAAAATACACTCCGCTGCTCAACATCGACGCGAAGCAGGAGCGTTTCTGTGTTTACAACTCGCTGCTCTCCGAGGCCGCCGTGCTCGGCTTCGACTACGGTTACTCGCTCGATTACCCCCAGATGCTCTGCATTTGGGAGGCCCAATTCGGCGACTTTGCCAACGGTGCCCAAGTCGTAATCGACCAGTTCCTCGCCTCCTCCGAATCCAAGTGGCAGCGAATGAGCGGCATGGTGCTGCTGTTGCCCCACGGTTACGAAGGACAAGGCCCCGAGCACAGCTCGGCCCGCCTCGAACGCTTCCTCCAGCTCTGCGCCGAGGACAACATGCAGGTGGCCAACATCACGACCCCGGCCAACTATTTCCACGCCCTGCGCCGCCAGATGAAACGCGACTTCCGCAAGCCGCTCATCGTCATGTCGCCGAAGTCGCTGCTGCGCCTGCCTGCCGCCACCTCCAAACTGGCCGAATTCACCTCCGGCAGCTTCGAAGAGATCATCCTCGATCCGCAGCCGCCCAAGCAGGCCAAGCGCCTGATTCTCTGCTCGGGCAAAGTGTACTACGACCTCGACGCCTACCGCACCGCCAACAACGTCACCGACACCACGCTGGTGCGCATCGAGCAGATCTACCCGCTCCACAAAACCAAGCTCGCCGAAATCGCCAAGGAGCACGCTGCGTCCAAGCTCATCTGGTGCCAAGAGGAGTCGCAGAACAACGGCTCGTGGAGCTTCCTCGCCCCGCAGCTCGAGGAGCTCTTCGGCCGCAAGGCAACCTACGCCGGTCGCGACGCCTCGGCCTCCCCGGCCGTCGGCTCGCTCGCCGTCCACAAACAAGAACTCGCCGCCTTCCTCAAGGACGCCTTCACGCTCTGA